The following proteins come from a genomic window of Coffea arabica cultivar ET-39 chromosome 11c, Coffea Arabica ET-39 HiFi, whole genome shotgun sequence:
- the LOC113716083 gene encoding putative late blight resistance protein homolog R1A-3, with amino-acid sequence MDEIDIVVEFLLEDIELVLSKTSYSILSEVSPVVISLYEDLNIIKSCLKRMKESPSNFNILQSFFLRQIRDVVLKILDATDSYINNALANSNGISGADIAISFQHSSELSFWATQVSLYRRLIPKVHNGINASMSNKEVSSRLKSSSPVLGEEVVGFDDEATAVLDRLTGEQKQLELEVISLVGVAGIGKTTFAKRLYNDSRVLHHFHVRAWTRGPQLNEEMNALHDLLTCVTNDNYSLHKMYPHEMGEKLHKLLKGKRYLIVIDGIWDSLSWKLFFMKYFPDDSNGSKILITSRTKDVVLKISPNSSPQVLQFLSQDESWELFESKVFTDESCPQELMELGKEMVAKCRGLPLAIVVLAGVAKQEKSPEWWMHIVTDIASPTRGKEQFMDILAFGYDHLPNWLKPCFLYLGSFPQGYEILVKKIVWSWIAEGFVKQNGEKKLEELAEEYLTDLVDRNLIAVSKRKSNGGIKTCQVHDLLRDLCVKKAKDNLFLQPICGHKQISLFSPSRPTLYDHCYKGVREIEAKLPYVSSRPQNIKCFHSYDFHYIPPNDVKFTHIDISLQQKNSLVYKLLRVLDLGYIILDHFPVNILELVHLNYLALRIYNLRKLPPLSKLWNLETLILVTEKGQIVTLPEDIWQMVKLRHLHYSGELEFERASLSSSTPFVLYNLQTISQVRPSSSIQEVLGRMPNLVNLGCHLTLSDAMKHAQFPDLSRLRMLETLTFDYQTLNMAKFFLPQPSKFPPNLKKLTLVGSFVDWKEMSIIGMLPNLEVLKIKDNFFNAPRWEVMDEAFSHLKFLKLSNTDLQQWSASSSSFPCLQQLVLDGCPNLQEIPSSFRSIDTLEAIELYYSSQSVADSARQIQDSQRYMGNDGLKVLIHPQFEEQ; translated from the coding sequence ATGGATGAAATAGATATTGTTGTAGAATTTCTTCTCGAGGACATTGAATTAGTGCTGAGCAAGACCTCATATTCTATCCTTTCTGAAGTGAGTCCAGTTGTGATTTCTCTGTATGAGGACCTCAATATCATAAAATCCTGTCTAAAAAGGATGAAAGAATCCCCCAGTAACTTCAACATACTCCAGTCTTTCTTCCTTAGACAGATTAGAGACGTGGTCTTGAAGATATTAGATGCCACTGACTCTTATATCAACAATGCTCTGGCAAACAGCAATGGAATTTCTGGGGCAGATATTGCTATTTCTTTCCAGCATTCTTCAGAGCTTTCTTTTTGGGCAACACAGGTTAGTTTATACAGGAGATTGATCCCTAAAGTTCATAATGGTATTAATGCTTCTATGTCAAACAAGGAGGTTTCATCAAGACTGAAGAGTAGTAGCCCTGTTTTGGGAGAAGAAGTGGTAGGTTTCGATGATGAAGCAACAGCAGTGCTGGATAGGCTTACCGGGGAACAGAAGCAACTGGAACTGGAAGTGATTTCCCTTGTTGGCGTGGCAGGTATTGGCAAGACTACTTTTGCAAAAAGATTGTATAACGATTCACGAGTTCTTCATCACTTCCATGTTCGTGCATGGACTCGTGGGCCTCAACTAAATGAGGAAATGAACGCGTTGCATGACTTGTTGACTTGTGTCACAAATGATAACTACTCTCTGCATAAAATGTATCCTCACGAAATGGGAGAGAAGCTACACAAGTTACTCAAGGGGAAGAGGTATTTGATTGTCATTGATGGTATTTGGGATTCATTGTCTTGGAAGTTGTTCTTCATGAAGTATTTTCCAGATGATAGCAACGGAAGTAAAATACTGATTACAAGTAGGACGAAGGATGTTGTTCTGAAAATAAGCCCAAACAGCTCCCCTCAGGTTTTGCAATTTCTAAGCCAGGACGAAAGTTGGGAATTATTTGAAAGTAAAGTTTTTACTGATGAAAGTTGCCCCCAAGAGTTGATGGAATTGGGGAAGGAAATGGTTGCAAAATGCAGAGGACTACCTCTTGCGATTGTTGTTTTAGCTGGAGttgcaaagcaagaaaaatcaCCGGAGTGGTGGATGCATATAGTTACAGACATAGCTTCACCTACTCGTGGTAAAGAGCAGTTCATGGACATCTTAGCATTCGGCTATGATCACCTGCCTAATTGGTTGAAACCGTGCTTTCTTTATCTTGGATCATTTCCTCAAGGCTATGAAATCCTTGTGAAGAAAATAGTGTGGTCATGGATTGCAGAGGGGTTTGTAAAACAGAATGGGGAAAAAAAGTTGGAAGAGCTGGCAGAGGAATATCTAACAGATCTTGTTGACAGAAATCTGATTGCAGTTTCCAAGAGAAAGTCCAATGGTGGGATAAAGACTTGTCAAGTCCATGACCTGTTGAGAGATTTGTGTGTCAAGAAAGCCAAGGATAACTTATTCCTGCAACCAATTTGTGGACATAAACAAATTTCTCTATTCTCACCTTCTCGTCCTACCTTGTATGACCACTGCTATAAAGGTGTCCGGGAAATTGAAGCAAAACTACCTTATGTAAGCTCACGCCCACAAAATATTAAATGCTTTCACTCTTATGATTTCCACTACATACCTCCAAATGATGTCAAATTCACACACATAGATATCTCCCTTCAGCAGAAAAACTCGCTTGTCTATAAACTTCTCAGAGTATTGGATTTAGGATACATCATCCTGGACCACTTTCCTGTTAACATACTGGAGCTTGTTCATTTGAACTACTTGGCTCTTAGGATTTATAACCTTCGAAAGCTACCACCCTTGTCTAAACTTTGGAACCTAGAAACCCTCATTCTTGTCACAGAAAAGGGACAAATTGTCACTTTACCAGAAGATATTTGGCAAATGGTAAAGTTGAGGCATTTGCATTATTCAGGGGAACTGGAATTTGAACGTGCAAGTTTGAGTTCTTCAACTCCCTTTGTGCTGTACAATCTACAAACTATCTCTCAGGTACGTCCTTCAAGTTCTATACAGGAGGTATTGGGAAGAATGCCCAATCTTGTAAACTTAGGATGCCATTTAACATTATCAGATGCTATGAAACATGCTCAGTTCCCTGACCTTTCCAGATTAAGAATGCTAGAAACGTTAACATTTGATTATCAGACTTTAAATATGGCAAAATTCTTTTTACCTCAACCAAGTAAGTTTCCTCCAAACTTGAAGAAGCTGACTCTGGTAGGTAGTTTCGTAGACTGGAAAGAAATGTCAATCATTGGGATGCTACCAAACTTAGAGGTTCTCAAAATAAAGGATAATTTCTTCAATGCACCACGTTGGGAAGTGATGGATGAGGCTTTTTCTCATCTCAAGTTCTTGAAACTTTCAAACACTGATCTTCAACAATGGAGTGCCTCAAGTAGCAGCTTCCCTTGCCTCCAGCAGTTGGTGCTAGAtggatgtccaaatttgcaGGAAATTCCCTCTAGCTTTCGAAGCATCGATACATTGGAGGCAATTGAGTTGTATTATTCATCACAGTCAGTTGCAGATTCTGCTAGGCAAATTCAAGATTCACAGAGGTACATGGGAAATGATGGATTGAAAGTCTTGATTCACCCCCAGTTTGAAGAGCAATAA
- the LOC113716082 gene encoding uncharacterized protein, translating to MTSGIDKDRMLSDTDHEGNSIIHLTVSLGSPPSTPLVLGCPQRAQYDSYPYLWQLQNSEGKTTAQVFETNHASVHEKAEKTMKEMANSVLIVSVLIGTINFAAVFTVPGGFNQDSGAPFISRMLMFYLAGGLFSSLFTVGTLLAIIFLRFATEGFYAALPFKYVVTAIAMFYSRGLHNRSMLPSIYSGACCAIVCLSSDGPCVPGYIISDVRLHVLCDSLFTFL from the exons ATGACTAGTGGTATTGACAAGGATAGGATGCTAAGTGATACTGATCACGAAGGAAATAGCATTATACATCTCACAGTAAGTCTGGGATCCCCTCCCAGCACTCCCCTGGTGTTAGGATGTCCTCAG CGAGCGCAGTATGACTCTTATCCATATCTCTGGCAACTACAAAATTCTGAGGGGAAGACAACAGCACAAGTATTTGAGACGAACCATGCGAGTGTACACGAAAAGGCTGAGAAAACTATGAAGGAAATGGCCAACAGTGTGTTGATTGTGTCTGTCCTCATTGGTACCATAAACTTTGCTGCAGTTTTTACTGTCCCTGGAGGTTTCAATCAAGACAGCGGAGCCCCGTTTATCTCAAGAATGTTGATGTTCTACTTAGCTGGAGGGCTGTTCTCCTCTCTGTTCACCGTGGGGACTCTGCTTGCGATTATCTTTTTGCGATTTGCAACTGAGGGTTTTTATGCTGCCCTGCCCTTCAAGTACGTAGTCACCGCAATTGCCATGTTCTACTCCCGCGGGCTTCACAATCGTAGCATGTTGCCAAGCATATATAGTGGAGCATGTTGTGCTATTGTTTGCTTGTCTTCTGATGGCCCTTGTGTTCCTGGATACATCATATCTGATGTTCGACTACATGTATTATGTGATTCGTTATTCACTTTCTTATAG